One genomic window of Thioclava sp. GXIMD4216 includes the following:
- the uppS gene encoding polyprenyl diphosphate synthase, which translates to MALSKRKQGKDLSASTQGGDIDYGVRHVAIIMDGNGRWAKNRGWPRLAGHRRGAERIKEITKICPSLGVRYLTVYAFSTENWKRSTEEVLGLMAIFSRYIEKEADSLSALGVRMRFIGARGRLDGKLARLMASIEDRTKHNDRLTMTVAINYGGRHELGRAAAQMARDFAAGLISEEALTTAAEATLEARLDTAGLPDPDLVIRTSGETRTSNFLPWQAAYAEYEFTQTLWPDFTPAELEGILARFGNRDRRFGGVKA; encoded by the coding sequence ATGGCGCTGAGCAAGCGAAAGCAGGGCAAGGACCTGTCGGCTTCGACGCAAGGTGGCGACATCGATTACGGTGTACGCCATGTTGCCATCATTATGGATGGCAACGGGCGTTGGGCCAAAAACCGGGGCTGGCCGCGTCTGGCCGGTCACCGGCGCGGTGCGGAACGGATCAAGGAAATCACCAAGATCTGCCCCTCGCTCGGCGTGCGCTACCTGACGGTCTATGCGTTTTCGACAGAGAACTGGAAACGCTCGACCGAGGAAGTGCTGGGCCTTATGGCCATTTTCTCGCGCTATATCGAGAAAGAGGCGGATTCGCTTTCGGCGCTTGGTGTCAGGATGCGCTTTATCGGTGCGCGCGGGCGGCTGGATGGTAAGCTGGCGCGGCTGATGGCCAGTATCGAAGACCGCACGAAACATAATGACCGCCTGACCATGACGGTGGCGATCAATTATGGCGGACGGCATGAACTGGGCCGTGCGGCAGCGCAGATGGCGCGGGATTTTGCTGCCGGTCTGATTTCCGAGGAGGCGCTGACAACCGCCGCAGAGGCCACGCTTGAGGCCCGCCTCGATACGGCGGGGCTGCCCGATCCGGATCTGGTGATCCGCACCTCCGGCGAGACCCGTACTTCGAATTTCCTGCCTTGGCAGGCCGCTTATGCGGAATATGAATTCACCCAGACACTCTGGCCCGATTTCACACCGGCAGAGCTGGAAGGGATTTTGGCGCGGTTCGGCAATCGCGACCGGCGCTTTGGCGGGGTGAAGGCATGA
- the pyrH gene encoding UMP kinase, protein MSADQHPAAKYKRVLLKISGEALMGDQGYGLHPPTVARIASEVKSVHDLGVEICMVIGGGNIFRGLAGSAQGMERTTADYMGMLATVMNALGMQAQLEALGIHTRVISAIPMDEVCEPYIRRRAVRHLEKKRICIFAAGTGNPYFTTDTAATLRANEMNCEAIFMGKNGVDGVYDKDPKKFDDAKRYDHVTYDEVLQKNLKVMDASAIALARDNNLPIIVFPLDEPGGFKGILAGQGTYTRVQG, encoded by the coding sequence ATGTCTGCGGACCAACACCCGGCAGCGAAGTATAAACGTGTCCTCTTGAAAATCTCGGGGGAAGCCCTGATGGGCGACCAAGGCTACGGCCTGCACCCGCCAACCGTTGCCCGTATCGCCAGCGAAGTGAAATCCGTCCATGATCTGGGCGTCGAGATCTGCATGGTGATTGGCGGCGGCAATATTTTCCGCGGTCTGGCAGGCTCGGCCCAAGGCATGGAGCGCACCACCGCCGACTATATGGGAATGCTGGCCACCGTGATGAACGCGCTTGGCATGCAGGCGCAGCTTGAGGCGCTGGGTATCCATACCCGTGTGATCTCGGCCATCCCGATGGATGAGGTCTGCGAGCCCTATATCCGCCGCCGTGCCGTGCGCCACCTCGAGAAAAAACGCATCTGCATTTTCGCGGCAGGCACCGGCAACCCCTATTTCACCACCGATACCGCCGCGACGCTGCGCGCCAACGAGATGAACTGCGAAGCCATTTTCATGGGCAAGAACGGGGTCGACGGGGTCTATGACAAAGATCCGAAGAAATTCGACGATGCCAAACGCTATGACCATGTGACCTATGACGAGGTGCTGCAAAAGAACCTCAAGGTGATGGATGCCTCGGCGATTGCGCTGGCACGCGACAACAACCTGCCGATTATCGTCTTCCCGCTGGACGAGCCGGGCGGCTTCAAGGGGATACTGGCAGGTCAGGGGACCTATACGCGCGTGCAGGGCTGA
- the miaA gene encoding tRNA (adenosine(37)-N6)-dimethylallyltransferase MiaA: MVENLEENRPVVIGGATASGKSALAIAIAKAQGGVVVNADALQVWSCWRVLSARPSPAEEVEAPHLLYGHKTPGENYSVGHWLREVAQILDAHRAGGPRPIIVGGTGLYLSALTEGLADIPATPEAIRLEANQRRATEGAEALLAELDPATAARIDTLNPMRIQRAWEVQRSTGRGLAAWQDDTPPPLLPRDQAHCLVIEADRDWLAKRIDRRFDLMLEQGAIDEARAVLPYWDPQALWAKAIGAPELVEHLLSRLTLEEARTLAQAASRQYAKRQRTWFRSRMKLWHKIPRP; encoded by the coding sequence ATCGTGGAAAATCTTGAAGAAAATCGTCCGGTTGTGATTGGGGGCGCGACCGCGAGCGGAAAATCGGCGCTGGCGATCGCGATTGCCAAGGCGCAAGGGGGCGTGGTGGTGAATGCCGATGCGCTTCAGGTCTGGTCCTGCTGGCGCGTGTTATCGGCCCGCCCGAGCCCCGCAGAAGAGGTCGAGGCCCCTCACCTGCTTTACGGCCATAAGACACCGGGAGAAAACTACTCGGTCGGGCACTGGTTGCGGGAGGTGGCGCAGATCCTTGACGCGCATCGTGCGGGCGGGCCGCGCCCGATCATCGTTGGCGGCACGGGCCTTTATCTGAGCGCGCTGACCGAGGGGCTGGCCGATATTCCCGCAACGCCGGAGGCCATCCGGCTTGAAGCCAACCAGCGGCGCGCAACCGAAGGCGCCGAAGCCCTTCTGGCCGAGCTGGACCCCGCCACTGCCGCCCGCATCGATACGCTCAACCCGATGCGCATCCAGCGCGCATGGGAGGTGCAGCGCAGCACAGGGCGCGGACTGGCCGCGTGGCAGGATGACACCCCGCCGCCTCTGCTGCCGCGTGATCAGGCCCATTGTCTGGTGATCGAGGCCGATCGCGACTGGCTTGCCAAGCGGATCGACCGCCGGTTCGATCTGATGCTGGAACAGGGCGCAATCGACGAGGCCCGCGCCGTGCTGCCCTATTGGGACCCGCAGGCGCTCTGGGCCAAAGCCATCGGTGCGCCCGAACTGGTGGAACATCTGCTGAGTCGCCTGACGCTAGAGGAGGCGCGCACACTGGCGCAGGCGGCCTCGCGCCAATATGCCAAACGTCAGCGCACATGGTTTCGTAGCCGGATGAAGCTCTGGCACAAGATACCGCGCCCCTGA
- the frr gene encoding ribosome recycling factor, which translates to MSDDFEIDTDDLERRMEGAMGALKTEFASLRTGRAAGSMLDPITVDAYGQITPINQLGTVNVPEPRMVTINVWDKGMVGKVEKAIRESGLGINPQLNGTIIMLPIPELNEERRRELTKVAASYAESARVAVRNVRRDGMDQIKKAKGNGMSEDDVKLWEGEVQDLTNKYTAMVDKALEGKQAEIMQV; encoded by the coding sequence ATGTCTGACGATTTCGAAATCGACACCGATGATCTGGAGCGCCGCATGGAAGGCGCAATGGGCGCGCTGAAAACCGAATTTGCCTCGCTGCGCACCGGTCGTGCGGCGGGCTCCATGCTCGACCCGATCACGGTTGATGCCTATGGTCAAATCACCCCCATCAACCAGCTTGGCACGGTCAACGTGCCCGAGCCGCGCATGGTCACCATCAATGTCTGGGACAAGGGCATGGTCGGCAAGGTTGAAAAGGCCATCCGCGAATCCGGTCTGGGCATCAACCCGCAGCTCAACGGCACCATCATCATGCTGCCGATCCCCGAGCTGAACGAGGAACGCCGCCGCGAGCTGACCAAAGTGGCCGCCTCCTATGCGGAATCCGCGCGTGTGGCCGTGCGCAATGTGCGCCGCGACGGGATGGACCAGATCAAGAAAGCCAAGGGCAATGGCATGTCGGAAGACGATGTGAAGCTCTGGGAAGGCGAAGTTCAGGACCTGACCAACAAATATACGGCGATGGTCGACAAGGCGCTTGAGGGCAAGCAAGCCGAGATTATGCAGGTCTGA